The genomic segment GAAATCTTCCAAATTGGGGTGATCTGTAAGTCGCTCATTTTGAGTGCTTTCATCGGTTCCTATAGGTACACATAGGTATCCATTCCCCACGTGATTCGATAAGGGTTCAGCATCCGCCGGAAAGTACCGGGGGAGAAAGCCCATGAAACTCCAGACATACGACACGTGCTACCACGAAGCATCGGTCCCGGACTGCCCGGATGCCGTGCTGCCGATCGAGCCGGACGCCATGTGCCCGCTGGCGGATGAAGAAGATTTCCCGGGAATCGCCAAGGTGATCCGGACCATCCGCGAGGAGTATTCCCGTCCGCTCTCGGTGACAACGCTGGCGCGCGAGTGCGGGATGTCCGTGCGCTCGCTGCACCGGGCCTACCGCGCGGTGACGGGGAACACGGTGGGGCGTGACCTGCTGAACCGCCGGATCGAGGCGGCTGCGGACATGCTGCGCGAGGACGACATCAAGCTGGAGCCCGTGGCCATGGAGACGGGACTGCGCAATGCGAAGAATCTCTGCCGACTTTTCAAAGAACACTTCGGGCTGACGCCCGGGCAATGGAAGGACTCCTTCCAACGCAACTGCGCTCGTAGCGCCTGAGCGGTTCTTCACCCAAACCCAAACAATGAAGAATCCTCAAGTTAGCCGAGCCAATCATTCTCCGCGCCCCGCCATCAGGGCAGGAGCGGGCGCCGCGCGGTCGGGTTTTCCGCGCGGTGCCCG from the Luteolibacter rhizosphaerae genome contains:
- a CDS encoding helix-turn-helix domain-containing protein, whose amino-acid sequence is MKLQTYDTCYHEASVPDCPDAVLPIEPDAMCPLADEEDFPGIAKVIRTIREEYSRPLSVTTLARECGMSVRSLHRAYRAVTGNTVGRDLLNRRIEAAADMLREDDIKLEPVAMETGLRNAKNLCRLFKEHFGLTPGQWKDSFQRNCARSA